Below is a genomic region from Nilaparvata lugens isolate BPH chromosome 3, ASM1435652v1, whole genome shotgun sequence.
CCAAATGCTAATATTCCGGTACCTACAAatgctattttattatttaattcaataattagtttttaattttgataattttattatgctAACACAAAGATCGTAACTATtaacaaacattacaaacaaaaacGTTGACCGCGCATGCGCAACAATTGTCTAGTTCGAGCTCTTCTCGCGGTCCACTCTTGCTCCACCTGTGAtcatcgatctgctcgagtaacgttcgattgcggagcagagcgaaaatctgtacgcacctttagacagCACCGTTTCATGTACCCTATTTAGTATGCTACACAGGCATATTGGCTTCTGCTACGGGAATGCGGAATTGGCATTGTTGGAACACAAATTCACATTGCATTTTCAATTCCATGATTTCTGCATTTCCAGCCATGGTGGATGACTTCTGTTTATGACCGGAGACcaaggagaagatgaaaaatataattattcaaataagctTGAAAACAAGCTCTGGAGTAGATTAAATTCCCTGCAGTTTGTTGATAGTCTGCTGGAGTGTTACTGGGTCTTTGTCATTGATAATAAGCAAGTTCTTTGAGAAGGGCTCTTTTTGAAACGCCTTGAAAACATCAAACTTTAGTTGGTGCACATACATAAAGCGTAAAAAAATTAGGTGGCAAACTTTAGACCACTGGCAGTACAAAGTGTTCATTCGAGGATTTTTCAAATTGGGTaccttttaataataataatttttcatctaaaagTGCTTTACAAACATAGAGGTCCTTCATATGGTAATTTAGAGAGTTAGTgcaatatacaatataaattcCATATGATAGtccattcatttttctaaaaacggATTTCTTCAGGGCTCATTACCTGGAGCACTGCCGGCCAATCTTCAAACGCCTGAAAATACTGACAGTGTACAGTCAGTACATGTATAGCTCCCTACGGCTTCTAAGGAGTGAGGTTCATGCCTACCAGGAGAGGGGCCAGCTGCACCACCACAATACCAGGAGACGGGGCAACATTGACCTGCCCTACTCCAGACTATCGAAAGCACACGAATGCTACCCCTTACGGATGCTAAAAATTTTTAACAGACTGCCAATTTGTGTTCGTGAGCTGGAGTATGGGAAGTTTTGTAGGCTGGTTCGAGATAAACTCATCAACTACCCTCTCTACTCATTGAGAGATGATGAGACCAGTGGACTTGTGGACCAGTTTGAGATTGTTTCATGAGTTACTATGGCAGTCCATCTACAGAGCCACACGAAACAACCTATCTGCGGCCATCTCTCGTTATTTGTGTtttgattgttttatattttgacgaaGTCTGTCTGGCGACTGCCGGTCATGGACTGAATATGCTGAATTACTGAGGGCTACTTAATTTGTTACTTGTAAAATAATACCAGTATCCAATAACATGATCAAAGTCAGGGTTCCCCGGATTGATCATGCCAAAATTTAAAAACTTAATTTACTTAGATGGCGGCGTCAAAGACCAGCAAAATCATCATCGAAAAATTGTCTAAACAGTAGAAGCTCCTCCCAATGAGCCACCTTGATAGGGTGTTCCTGAATGCAGTAGATGAGCGACCTCTCGCTGAGTGTGGCAGGCAGTTGAACATTCTGATTGCTAGCACTGGAAAACAATCGTTGACCCTAGACAATCGACGGCGTGACACGTCCAAGTTGATCCTCCCTCAAATGATATGAGTGTGCACTTCCTCTCTTCTTTAAAACGTAGGCAGGTGTTTTTTGACAAAAAGTAGTGATGCTAATGTACAGTCCATACACAGTATGAATGACCAGCCGTTGGAATATGGGCTGGCAATGAATGAGCATAAAACTTGCTAAAAGTCATCACACGGATTGTCTTCTTTTGTAGTAGGAGAATGTCCTTTGCATGAGCTGTATGTCCCAACACCAATATTCCATACTGGATGTGACAGTTGAACACCGCGTAAAACAGCATCAGCAATCGTTGGGCACTCAGAAGCCCTCTCATTTTACAAAGTAAATGGATTTCTCATGACAGCTTTTTGCAGACTGCAACAATCTCTCAAGACAGTTTGGTGTCCACGCTGAATCCAAGCAAAGCTGCACTTACGTCTGCTGGTCTGGCAAAAGTACACATTATCTCCTGAGGTTTGCTCTTATTCAATTTCAGCCTCTTCGAAAAGCGTATGGGCCTTCTGCTTGGCTGCCTGGGGCCCCTTGCCCTGTCCCATGATGGTGGTTTCGTCGGCAAAAAGCAGGCTGGAGTTGTTTAGGTGCAGGTCATCAATCATTATTAAGAATACTTATTCAAGATTACCTATTCCGGAATACCTGGGGCATGATTAAATAAGTATATTTTGAAATGAGCAAGTATCTTCTTTTGACAATTATAGTGCATGAATTGTATTCATGCAAGTATAGCAAGTGACAGTGAATCGTATTACAATAATTCTCAATAATCCTCGCATTGTCATGCTATGCTGACTACCCTGGCCTTTTCcaatttcattattgaataatgcAAACGCTTAACAGCATTTCAACATTGCAATCAATgatcaaaattcaattattagttttaatgtattttgaatattaatggCAATTCTTCATTATGATTTTAGATATTCTGTATAGATTAGAATCATACATgcttctataatttatttatggatTTGATGTGAATATCTTCAACTTTCAGGAAGACAACTACAAAGGAGATGGAAAAGCCTTCGAGATAgttttacaagagaaatttcCAAAATGAAGTCAACTTCACAAGAAGGTTGTGCTGAGAGGAAACCCTACATGTATTTCAAGGAGCTTGTCTTTCTGCTGGATGTCGTAGACTGCGGGAGTGATACGTGAGTTCTGTATGCTATGTCCTGTGCAAATGAATGAGCCGACTAGCAAAAAATCCAATAGAGCAGAATATTATGTTGTTAAAAGGCAtagtaccggttgcacaaaagtctgttaaattttaatcgtgattaattccacgagaaccaatcagaaaagccgtcttatcaaaaaggccttctctgattggttctcgtaaaattaatcacggttaaaatttaaccggcttttgtgcaaccgagccgtAGTGAGATTGTACCAACAGCTTTTCAACATAGTTTAGTTTAGTTAAATTTTTGTCACAGAAAGCTGTATAATCGAGCAGAGCTCGCACAGCATGTGACACGTCAGAATATTATAATCTTACATTAAAATAACAATGTTCTGAGAGCCCTCTCTCTAGCCAACACTCCCTCAACAGAACACCTCAAAACAGTCAGCAGGTGAGTAAGGACAAGCCTCACTAAGTAATTTTTTAAGATTCCTAGCAAACTTTTCGTGGCTGTTATCCTTTTCAGGGCTTTGGGAAAATAGTTTAAAATCTTCATACCCGAATAGAATAGCGCCTTCTCAACCAATGTCAGCCTATGCACAGGATACTGAAGTGCTCTATGTGCATTATTTTAATCattaatgtatttcatttctgaatgtTCATTTAAAAGATGTGTGTTGTGTTGatagaaattttaaaatgaacagaGCACACTGAGAGACTATGCACTAAGTTTAATTCTGCATGACTGTTATCGCTGCGGGTTCTTTGGCCAGCAATAGGTTTTAGATCACTTTGAAACGCAGCCTATATTATGGCTGGTCTTATTTTATGGGGAATTTCACCCACATCTGAGAATGACTTCAAAGTTCAATAGAGAGCTGTCAGAGTTATTTTTGACAAGCCTCCAAGACATAGTTATCGTGAACTATAAAAGGGAAAACTAGTTAATTTGCCATCCCCATAACTATTTAATTAGAGATATCTGTCTACACACAAAAAAAGCATTAATAGCTATGGAGGCACACATGATAAAAATACTCGCCTCTCGCCACTGGTAGGAGTTCTTGTGCCACAGAAGAAAGCACTTTGAAAGTAATGGGTCTATGCACACTACCGATGCGCCCAAGGCCTAGCTGCTTATATTATTTCGaagatttattcaatattgagagAACCTCCATCAGAGTGTAAGAAAAGTCACGCACGGTAGGGATTTGACTTTTATTTTAATAACCGTATTATTTCTGAAATTCTAAACATATCTGAAAATGAAATCCAACTTTCCTGAAAATGTACATACTAATCCAGGTGTTATGGAATGACAAACACACAGTTGCGCATCTTGAGATGGTATTATTTGTATTCAATCTCCATTGTGAATGTGTCTACTCTGGATATTATGATTGTAACCCCACACAGTATAAACACTGGACATTGATCTCTTAACCCTTCAAAACTAGTCTTATTTTTCCAACATTACTACTAAACATGTGTAAAATTTACGCAGTATTCTTTATTGatccatacaataagtacatcattaaaattaaGAAATGTTGTTGAAAAATCTCAAAGTGTTAGTCttgaaattttatatattttaatctCTACATAGCGTGATTTTTTAGACATGAAATAATAACTCggtattattactattatttgcTTTTCCATCATTTCTACGAAATAATATTACTGTGTCCTGTGAAATGATCACTCTCAGTTGAAATCGAGTAAACTTAACAAGAATAGCATCTTGGACGGTTGACGGAATGAAGATACTGTATATGTTTGATTCAAGCCAAAATTTTGATGTCATAACTCAACTCATATAAGTAAGAAGATTATAATTCTCAGACTCAACATTAGTGTCCTTGACATTTGGACAAAACCCTTACTAAATTGGTATGGTGTTCTGTAAAATATGTCATTACACTtactgaaaatattcaaaaaacaattaactaaatttgataattaattaatgaagtattcaagaGTTCCTTcagattataaataaattaatttacttGGATAGTGAGAACATTTATgtgttaataaaataaatgattaatTGTCGTACCGACTCAACAAACACTCCTGTATGGAGTCCTCAAGACACAATTTAATCGTTTAAAAACGTGTAAGCATCTTTCTACTATAAATTAtctttgaaaacaatattttttaatttttgataatttcaaagCCAATCTTTTTCGTAGCACATGAGTATCCTCATAGTGTGCCATATGTGCGTATAAATCCTCAttttgtaaaagtattgttgatgATGCTGATAAATGTTaccgataataattattgatttatgtaTTTTCATTTCCAGTGTTATTCTGCAACAAAATGGTAAGGTACTCGATAATGATGCTCAAAGCTATGAGAATCAACCATGTAATGACAGATTAGAAGAAACCCACAATGACTCTACAACAGCTATACCGAATTTGTCCTCAAAAGAACAAACAAAGGCTCATGAGAAATGTACGAAGAAAATTTTCAAGACTATAAAAAAACGTAGAGATGATGGCGATAGACTGTTCATGTTATCATTATCAAAAGAACTTAAAAAGGTTCCTGATAAATACAAGATTGATGTTAAATTGGAGATATTGCAAGCAATTATGAGAGGTCAAAAACGAGCACTGGAGTCTGAAGATAGTACTGAAGGTAATTTTGAGCAATGTTGCAACTAATGTTACATCAATGTTAAGTCAACCTTAAACTGCTCCCCAAGACTCATTATTGCTAGTAAGAAGAGGGCAGTTGCTAAAAGATTGAATCATGTGAACTCGATTTTATTCTTACAGTCATAACCTTTTCATAATTCATTAGACTGATTCGTATGACTACTCGATACTAAACTtgctattttaataataattatgatcaaaAACTTACTGTTGTACAATTATTCTACATTTTCAACTCCTTCCCTTCCTGTCCTCATTTGAACCAAGtctcgttcataaataaaattgatgacCAAGCtaaggctcggttgcacaaaagccttcTAATTTCACGagatccaatcagagaagccgtcttttcaaaaaaaagccTTCTCGTGGAAATAATCCTGTCTCTCGTGGaaataatcacggttaaaatttaaccggattttgtgtaACCGGCACTGTGTTGCAAAACATTACATCGATTGAACTGTCCTGTTGCGTTGCCTGACACAAAAGGGTGAGGTTTAGACAGCTGTTAACCTCACTTTGAACATTCTCCACACTCtccacaaaagccagttaaatccTAACTGTGAATAATTTCACGAGGACCAATCACAGAAGACCTTTtttataagacggcttctctgattggttttcgtggaattaatcacgattaaaattcaaccggcttttgtgcaaccggcactgagtgaTATTTCGTCCCTCTCGTAACCTCTAGGCTACATGGAAACCGAAAAGTGTTCTTTTCGAACcatataaaattaattcaacTACCAATTAATTAAAGTTAACAATCAAGGAGCTTTTCAAGTTCCAAGCTTGCTATAAAAAAGATTCAGTTTTGTCTTTGTTTACTGCACAAACATTTATTATCCATGCACAAAAGAACACAAGGTAAACATCACAGTTATATTCAGATTCGAGCTTTACAGCTATCATGACAAGTTGACAATTTTCTAATGTAATGAATAATctattatcatattacaaaaaaaGTAGAAACATTAATATAATCAACTATTACtctaatcaaatatttaaagGAACACCAAAGATCCTAAATTAATATCGCTATATTAAAATCACTCACATACATTAATTGCACATTAAAATTATATGTTACTATATTGTTATTCTAACACAATGTTCCAATAGACTTGACCTAACTATAAGTTGAATTTGTAAATTCTATAACATACTCTAAACTGCATTTTAATCAAGtagtattttataataaaaaggGTAAAGGAGCTCTTTTTACTACAATtctgaaatattaaaaatgtaatcAGATTGAATATTGACCTAATTTGGGATTTAAAAAAAGATAATTTACAGTGAAATATTAATCGTTTATGTAAATTTCTCATAAGTTGAtggattgattcatttaatagtttatgaataagttgaatagtacCTGATTTACCtgattaaaaaatattgtcattgaaaaaataattcacgAAAGAAAGCTACATGTTCCTTTTGACACCGAAaggtttataattattaaaatttgaaatattattgaattatgctAAAGAAATAGGAGTATGACTTACTTGGAATATATATATAGCGAGCATATCCTCGTAAATTAGTTCAATACCTCCTAAATTTGTGATttagtaatattttttcttgtaaattatTTCTCTTGCAGTACATGAAATTTTCATATACGGTACCAATGATAAAGAAAAAAgtactatttgaaaaataacgCATTCActagagaaggaaaaataattaatcttGTACGGTATGTTATGAGCTAAAACCTACTTCAAATGAACCCACAGTAGcaaacataaattattattaattttaatactaaTCAGTCAAATTGAATCCTGCAGGTCATTAATCTAAGGAATCATTGTTCAGATGCTGAACAAAGGTTATCAAAGCGTTTTATGAAACCTAAATTGACCCCAATGACGCAACCCCTCCACCTCTACAATTTTAGTTCCCATACCCGAAAAAATTGTCATGTTTAGCCGCAAATGTTATAAAGTTTGATAAAAGAGCTTAATGGACGAAAATATCAAAAGACTTCAAAATATGAgatcaatttttcgataatGTAACAAATGCACAAgactagagctcatgtgggtatCATCTTAAgcgaaaaaaatacaaaaacaaaccGAATAAGCTAATAAAAAAACTAATACTGTAATAATGAATGCAAAATATGGCAACCTGATACATAAATAGTTTATAGTAAAAGTACATATTGGATTatgttattctataaaatataagaCTATCATTTTATTAGTTATAGACATAAATATTTACCAGGAATGTGAGAATTTGATGATTTatggaataataatatagaattgATGTTTTCAAGTCACAAGTGagcattatataatattattctttttactaaaaaaatcggtatttttcaataaaaaatgttgGATACCTAGCTGAGCCTATTCAAATAGATGGAATAAATGTCTTGTACCATCTCAAGAAATATAATAGGAATGTACGATCATGATTTGTAATtctataattatgaataaacaaataattatgCTAAATCATACAGAACTTTAGTACGGTATGTTAATAATCATGAACAAATAATATGGCACTACCTCAAGCAAACCATCACACTCAGCATTTCTTGAATCCAGTAGTATTTCTCTTATGTAATCAAATAGCTACTgtatctatttaaaaaataactacCGTACTAAGAAATGTGAAATTAAATGATCTATAGActtttatgaatttttcatcTCACAAGTGAAATGAATGATAAAACATCCGTCTTGAtatttaaaactcaattcaatcaCATTCATGAGTAAGATATTGTCCACAAAAGAAATACTTCTTGAGAAAATCCATAAAAAATAACATGCAATAGGCCTAAGCCAAAAATGGAATAATAGTTTATGCAATAAGCAAGTTAATTACTGTAAGGTAATTGAGTTGGAAAGCGATTGCCTGTAATTCACTTGAATTTCTTCATGTGACCCTTCTTGCCACCAGAAGTGTGCTTTTCCTTGGTACGAGAGCTGAGTAATGGATGAGGAGCATCGGTGTTGGTCCCTTCCAGATGAATTTCATACTCCCGGAACTTGGCCTTTTTTGCAGGTGGGTGTACAggttcaatattttcattttgagcTGAAGGGTTTGTTGTTCCATCTTCATCGGAATCTTCCACCTCTGGAGCAATGGGGAGAAATTGGAGTCCATGCGGgtcttcattttcttcatcaGAGCTGCAGAATGCAGCTACAGGATCAACACTTGTAACATCAACATCGAGATCTTCATCCTTGTCTTCCGGACCAGCAGTGACAGATTTATCTTCATCTTCCAGGTCAAATTCTGATTCTCTTTCTTCATACTCAACATTTTCATCCAACTCCTTAAAGTCTGGGGCAAAAGCCGACCAATTTTCTACTTGATTTTGTGACCAAACAGAGACCACACCACTTGAAATTGAAGCTACTATTGGTCTAACGGGATGCCAGACTACGTCTAGAAGTAATTCTCCTTTTGGACCATGCAGTATCTTGACCAGATTTCCAATACTCTTTTCCCAAATGTAGAGAGCATGTTGCCTTGCAGATCCCGCACAAACATATTCGCCATCACCAGAGAAACAACATTTTTTCCACATTGTTTTATTGACTAgatcttgtagtttttgtattgGTTGAGGTTCCCCATCAGTGCCGCAAGTTAGCACTTCCTTACTATTATAAACACGTATAACCCTATCTGCAGTATTGACAAGAAAACAATCACCTCTCCTAGCAAACTCAATACTCTTTACAGCCGTAGCGCTGGGTGCAATTTTGAAAGACGCTTTTAATGTTAACTCTGGACATGAAAAAACGAGAATTTTGCCTTTAGCATTGCCTGTGTAAATGTGACTTCCCTGTCGATCAAATGAAGCTACAATAGCTAAATCACTCTCTTCGCCAAGAGGAACAATTCCATGATTACCATCAGTGTTAACAATGACGGCAGCGTGACCCATTGGACAGACCAAGAACACCTTGTCATTACGCGGTTGAAACTGCACTTTCAATACTGGGGAAGGGAATCTGTACTTCAAATCACAGTCACTAGTTAATACATCCCATATACAAACTGTATTATCTGTTGAAGCACTCAGTAGTTTATGACCATTTCTAGACCAGCTGATGGAACAAACGGGATGCATATGAGCACTAATAATTTTTGCAATTCCTCTTGTATAAAAATCCCACACGACAATACGTCCATCATTGCAACCAACAGCTAAAAGGGTTCCATACTTATTAAATGCACAAGTCACTGCTAGAGAAATACAATCCAATGATCCATCAAACTCTTCAGGGTAGTTTTGGCCAAAGCACTCCAATAACTCAAGATTCATTTTATGATTCCAATGAAGTATCACTAGTTCAATATAAAAACTACTGCTTTTTTATAAAAGAATGATTTTAAAGTATTTTAAAACTGAATAAGATTGCAAGCTATCtattaattagtaataattattattgtggaGACATCCAGACAAGAAATAACAAACTGtcaacaaaattattttcctaacctcaaaaactaTCAACATTCTGAAAGTGCATCATTACTgcaagatttcaatttgtctagtgTATAAGCATAACCTAGAAAGTTCTGTTTAATTAGTTCTGTTCTAAAGGTTGAAAAAAGTTTGATTGGTTAGGTTTCTGGCTTATCTTAATGGCAAtatctaatatttttcaaatgtgttgataatttgaaatattgaacaAATAGACCCATGAGACGAGTCGCTAATTTGATTCACACTGTTCATATACCATAAAGGGGTGTTTACGTTAGTCAAGTCACTGGAGAAAGAATACAAACATTCACGTGTTCTATCCtccatattataataatatggagGATAGAACACGTGAATGTATGTATTCTTTCTATAACAATAAAATTCTCACTATAACAATGTATAATGTAGACCCTTTTTCTAGTTCCTTTTTATTCGAGTACCATGTTTAACATAATATTTAGGTAACTTGAATCGTATAGATATGGTACAATCAAACCTACAAATTAATGGAGAATAAAAGTTTTCAATCGATGTAGAATGTGTAAAAACAactaaattaatagaaaattatgaTGCAAGCAAGTTATAGAACTTTTAGAAAGAAAACATTGAGATTAAagaaacttgactaatgtaaaaCCATACTTTTTTCGTATCAAAGAATTACGACTGCTTGGTTAAATATTAAAGGATTTACCAGTTCTCTGATACCCGGCTTGAGACCAAGTGTGACTGAAGACAAGCCTGTTAATCGATTTACACTATATCTAGCcttctatttgaaaaaataataaagactCTTTTGACATTTTTACCTCCTTACTAAACTAAAAAGAGCTGCGGGATCAAAaatattgtcttccaaacatttccctctatacacTCTTGAACATTCATTGCTTGGACTATAGGTAGTTtgtactacagtaactatattaggCTACCCATAATATATTTcggtaatatatttttcctacagttacgttgaaaagtggccattgctgcactgattacagaacgcaaagaatcacttttccgctctagtgcgggaaaaatttttctgcactccagatttgcaacatggcaacgcaaaatacttagtaggttatatggagcaacagtgcagcaaaatgaaaatgaagttggtaacagtgactgctgtggctgctatagtgagcagaggtgcaaccaagcacaacgcgctaattattattcattatatattataaccaaggacaacgaggactttaggattttaggattaaggtttttatcaataataaaattacacagaaaaacatttgatgcatttcaggcaattttacccataattacccacttttcatattcaatggtaactgtaggaaaaacttaatgtgaaatacgtgcgcaaagttcctctgctgcactcaagaaaccattccgccctcgcctaaacgtttctttcggtgcagcaaactgacactttgcgcactagttgcacaaataactattactgTAGTTTGTACGGTATCAATGTATTTAGAATTGGTTTGtatgaaataagttgagacttggccctctaACCAAAGAAATAACAGCGTATAGCCAAATGGAGTAGAATTATTGCGGCTTtacaaatttctaatttaaCCACATAAAATTGTTTggagaatatcatccccgatgaTAGTAGTGATGGTAGTGCGGTGATATGTAGTGCGATGATtttagtagtgctaaaaaaagTAGGGTTGGGAgttctatttatttttgttaaaattgaaaGCATCGCAAAAATATGTATTTCTTCTAAATAggtatcacttctctcagaattatTATGAGATGTAATAAGTAagatttttatcaaaataattaacTGATTGGGAGAATGTCTTATTTCTGTTTGTGTCTAGATCATTTTAATCCAACCTgtagttatttttttaattaatgattagcCTATTTCGTCAACATTTGACAAATTATGATATAgaattattacttattacaACATCCCATAATCCTGAGAAAaactatatttgaaaaaaacatatttttgcgATGTTTTCAATTCCACCAAAAaacaggggaccttgaaacgtatagaaattaagaaatatcAGGttaggtaccttaattttttccggaaagcaatactttccttacctatggtaatagggcaaggaaagtaaaaaaaaaaaacagttttttcgccccacttggatgtaatgagctggttttcgtgcgtcatatggaggccgaaaatgactgttttctgaccaggccggtaaaagttttacggccctagggctgtaaaataaccttgaagtcagctgattctgatttgatgtgaacgtgtttacaaaatggtttatgaaacgggatcagtttatgcttctagagttgaataaatattctgcaataagataatatcattttatttggatgaatagatttatatattataaattattcaaattcgattttcagagtaggatagaacttctaacctaaacttccgaagtcaacgacaacaagcattgttgacgttgacattcagattggccaaatttcagtgctaaaacagctgatcaaaaaatt
It encodes:
- the LOC111045518 gene encoding uncharacterized protein LOC111045518, producing the protein MMMRKSNWFVDEINTNLFIAEVEKRPELWDSKVVDKSFKKRQSSWDSICEIFHDGYQNKTDIERHDMRRQLQRRWKSLRDSFTREISKMKSTSQEGCAERKPYMYFKELVFLLDVVDCGSDTVILQQNGKVLDNDAQSYENQPCNDRLEETHNDSTTAIPNLSSKEQTKAHEKCTKKIFKTIKKRRDDGDRLFMLSLSKELKKVPDKYKIDVKLEILQAIMRGQKRALESEDSTEGNFEQCCN
- the LOC111045523 gene encoding retinoblastoma-binding protein 5 homolog, giving the protein MNLELLECFGQNYPEEFDGSLDCISLAVTCAFNKYGTLLAVGCNDGRIVVWDFYTRGIAKIISAHMHPVCSISWSRNGHKLLSASTDNTVCIWDVLTSDCDLKYRFPSPVLKVQFQPRNDKVFLVCPMGHAAVIVNTDGNHGIVPLGEESDLAIVASFDRQGSHIYTGNAKGKILVFSCPELTLKASFKIAPSATAVKSIEFARRGDCFLVNTADRVIRVYNSKEVLTCGTDGEPQPIQKLQDLVNKTMWKKCCFSGDGEYVCAGSARQHALYIWEKSIGNLVKILHGPKGELLLDVVWHPVRPIVASISSGVVSVWSQNQVENWSAFAPDFKELDENVEYEERESEFDLEDEDKSVTAGPEDKDEDLDVDVTSVDPVAAFCSSDEENEDPHGLQFLPIAPEVEDSDEDGTTNPSAQNENIEPVHPPAKKAKFREYEIHLEGTNTDAPHPLLSSRTKEKHTSGGKKGHMKKFK